A portion of the Gossypium arboreum isolate Shixiya-1 chromosome 8, ASM2569848v2, whole genome shotgun sequence genome contains these proteins:
- the LOC108460475 gene encoding RGG repeats nuclear RNA binding protein A-like: MSSSNPFDLLGDDDTGELSLLIAAQKKAAATAPSGVPKKGQAQSQTKPQAKLPSKPLAPAQAVREAKSEGTCGGGRGGRGGGGGYRRDFANDENSFSNTAELSQGAPEDGESRRPSERRGGYGGPRPYRGGGRRGGFSNRETGDGEGPRRVYERRSGTGRGNELKREGFGRGNWGTQTDELAQVTEEVANEGKQNLGDEKLARDGDGGDADKESLTNELEEKEPEEKVMTLEEYEELMEEKRKALQALKTEGRKVDAKEFESMQQLSNKKSNDEIFIKLGSDKDKRKEAYEKEERAKKSLSINEFLKPVERKRYYNQSGRGRGRGQDQGRGHSSRGFGGGNARSSMAAAPSIEDRSHFPTLGGK; encoded by the exons atgTCGAGCTCCAACCCGTTTGATTTATTGGGTGATGATGATACTGGGGAGCTCTCATTGCTGATCGCCGCTCAGAAAAAGGCCGCTGCCACCGCCCCCTCCGGCGTCCCTAAGAAAGGGCAGGCTCAATCTCAGACGAAGCCGCAGGCTAAGCTTCCCTCCAAGCCTCTCGCTCCTGCTCAGGCTG tgagGGAGGCGAAGAGTGAAGGTACTTGTGGTGGAGGCCGTGGTGGGCGTGGTGGCGGTGGTGGATACAGACGTGATTTTGCCAATGATGAGAATTCATTCAGCAACACTGCTGAACTCAGTCAAGGTGCACCCGAAGATGGTGAGAGTAGAAGGCCCTCTGAAAGGCGTGGTGGCTACGGTGGTCCTCGACCTTATCGTGGTGGTGGTCGCCGTGGTGGTTTCAGTAATAGGGAAACTGGAGATGGGGAGGGACCTCGCAGGGTGTATGAACGCCGTAGTGGGACTGGACGCGG AAATGAGCTCAAACGCGAAGGCTTTGGTCGTGGGAATTGGGGAACTCAAACTGATGAACTTGCTCA GGTGACTGAAGAAGTTGCCAATGAAGGTAAGCAGAATTTAGGTGATGAGAAGCTGGCAAGAGATGGTGATGGAGGAGATGCTGACAAGGAGAGCCTTACAAATGAACTTGAAGAAAAAGAACCCGAGGAAAAG GTGATGACTCTTGAGGAATACGAAGAGCTGATGGAAGAGAAGAGAAAGGCTCTGCAGGCACTGAAAACCGAGGGAAGAAAAGTAGATGCGAAGGAGTTTGAGTCAATGCAACAGCTTTCAAATAAGAAAAGTAATGATGAAATCTTCATCAAATTG GGCTCTGATAAGGATAAGAGAAAAGAGGCTTATGAGAAAGAAGAGAGAGCTAAGAAG TCTTTGAGCATTAATGAATTTCTGAAGCCTGTTGAAAGGAAGAGGTACTACAACCAAAGTGGACGTGGAAGGGGTCGAGGTCAAGATCAAGGTCGTGGGCATAGCTCAAGAGGGTTTGGTGGAGGTAATGCAAGAAGTAGTATGGCAGCAGCACCTTCCATCGAAGACCGCAGTCATTTCCCTACTTTAGGTGGCAAGTAG